In a single window of the Leptospira sanjuanensis genome:
- a CDS encoding pyridoxal phosphate-dependent aminotransferase: MKEPFSFSSRFSFQEGENEFAEVLSHYQKNRISYFDLTASNPTQAGFQYPTDAIRHSFYTADLIAYHPDPKGNLEARKKIVDYYRSKGLEIDPEDLFLTSSSSEAYSYLFKLFCDPGDSILIPAPGYPLFEFLSVMEGLETISYFTKKENAWKLKEADLKAQDLAKAKLLLVVSPNNPTGAIFGESDFASMKNTFKNYNLPIVIDEVFSDYVYGQESHKTILDSEIPAISVNGLSKILGLPGMKLSWILLSGPPIWKQKAKEYLELISDTYLSVNTPVQNVLSDLLQWKNLIQSQILKRIQRNLAFLKQTLSDPERSSKIRCDFPSSGWYCVLESETFFPEEKVSLRLLKEGKVYVHPGEMFGFPEEKNSGRIVLSLLTETETFESGIQKIVSFCSAGFFLYDPRAKDV; encoded by the coding sequence ATGAAAGAGCCGTTCTCTTTCAGTTCGCGGTTTTCATTTCAGGAAGGAGAAAACGAATTTGCGGAAGTTCTTTCCCATTATCAGAAAAATCGAATTTCCTATTTCGATCTAACCGCGTCGAATCCTACGCAAGCCGGTTTCCAATATCCTACCGATGCGATTCGACATAGCTTTTATACGGCGGATTTGATCGCCTATCACCCTGATCCGAAGGGAAATCTCGAAGCGAGAAAAAAAATCGTCGACTACTACCGGTCGAAAGGGCTGGAAATCGATCCGGAAGATCTATTTCTAACCTCCTCCTCTTCCGAGGCATATTCTTATTTGTTTAAGTTGTTCTGTGATCCCGGAGATTCGATTCTGATTCCCGCTCCCGGATATCCCCTCTTCGAATTTCTTTCCGTGATGGAAGGTCTTGAAACGATTTCCTATTTTACGAAAAAGGAAAACGCCTGGAAACTTAAGGAAGCCGATCTAAAAGCGCAAGACCTGGCAAAGGCGAAACTTTTACTCGTAGTCAGTCCGAACAATCCCACGGGAGCAATTTTCGGAGAATCCGATTTTGCTTCGATGAAAAACACATTCAAAAATTATAATTTACCGATCGTAATAGACGAAGTTTTTTCGGATTACGTTTACGGCCAAGAATCTCATAAAACGATTTTAGATTCGGAAATTCCCGCGATCAGCGTAAACGGTTTATCCAAAATTCTCGGTTTGCCCGGAATGAAACTTTCCTGGATTCTACTGAGCGGTCCCCCGATTTGGAAACAAAAAGCGAAAGAATATTTGGAATTGATATCGGATACGTATTTGTCCGTAAATACCCCGGTTCAAAACGTCCTTTCCGATTTGCTTCAATGGAAGAATTTGATTCAATCGCAGATCCTAAAACGAATTCAAAGAAATCTCGCGTTTTTAAAACAAACCTTGAGCGATCCTGAACGTTCTTCCAAGATTCGATGCGATTTTCCGAGTTCAGGTTGGTATTGCGTTTTAGAAAGCGAAACATTCTTCCCCGAAGAAAAAGTCTCACTTCGTTTATTAAAAGAAGGAAAAGTTTATGTTCATCCGGGAGAAATGTTCGGTTTTCCGGAAGAAAAGAATAGCGGAAGAATCGTCCTCAGTCTTTTGACCGAAACGGAAACGTTCGAATCCGGAATTCAAAAGATCGTTTCGTTTTGTTCCGCCGGATTCTTCTTGTACGATCCCCGCGCTAAGGATGTGTAG
- a CDS encoding M14 family zinc carboxypeptidase, which translates to MLRGLKRLNRYDKKILKILKLGGKLASLSQIGFSRKTSEGFRFPIQALRIGTEKGLKEHPVGIVAGVHGLETIGILILLDFLEYILHPDSTGYLSELKKGKLGIVILPIVNPGGVALKQRSNPAGVDLMRNSGIDAVKPLPFFGGQKISKRLPYFRGNGLEPESRALFRLIQESFFGVENAVIPVLDLHSGFGTIDNVWWPYAYTKEPCPDTALYRKIGDHLKNHCGHIHFQYGPQSETYTTHGDLWDKFYDHYRNFHAENSANWKSKLLPLTLEVGTWSDIKEDPSKLFRKRGIFNPASFNKIETVGRYRGFLRDFVRLALTRPKDWES; encoded by the coding sequence ATGCTGCGCGGTCTTAAACGGCTCAATCGTTACGATAAGAAGATTCTGAAAATTCTTAAATTGGGAGGCAAACTCGCGTCCTTAAGCCAAATCGGATTTTCCAGAAAAACCTCGGAGGGTTTTCGTTTTCCGATACAAGCCTTGCGAATCGGAACGGAGAAAGGCCTGAAAGAACATCCGGTCGGGATCGTTGCAGGAGTTCACGGTTTGGAGACGATCGGAATCTTGATCCTTCTGGATTTTTTGGAATACATTCTTCATCCCGATTCCACGGGTTATCTTTCGGAACTGAAAAAAGGAAAGTTAGGAATCGTAATTCTTCCGATCGTCAATCCCGGCGGCGTCGCTTTAAAACAAAGATCCAATCCGGCGGGAGTGGATCTGATGCGTAACTCCGGAATCGACGCGGTAAAACCGTTGCCCTTTTTCGGAGGTCAAAAAATTTCCAAACGTCTTCCTTACTTTCGGGGAAACGGATTGGAGCCGGAATCGAGAGCGTTGTTTCGCCTTATTCAAGAATCGTTCTTCGGGGTCGAGAACGCGGTCATCCCCGTTTTAGATTTGCATTCCGGTTTCGGAACCATCGACAACGTTTGGTGGCCGTACGCTTATACGAAAGAACCTTGTCCCGATACGGCTTTGTATCGAAAGATCGGAGATCATCTCAAAAATCATTGCGGTCATATCCATTTTCAATACGGACCCCAGAGCGAGACGTATACGACTCACGGAGATTTGTGGGATAAGTTTTACGATCACTATAGAAATTTTCATGCTGAGAATTCAGCCAACTGGAAATCGAAACTTCTTCCTTTGACTTTGGAAGTGGGAACTTGGTCGGACATAAAGGAAGACCCGTCAAAGCTTTTCCGCAAACGCGGCATTTTCAATCCCGCTTCGTTTAACAAAATCGAGACGGTCGGAAGGTATAGAGGATTTTTGCGGGACTTTGTCCGGCTTGCTTTGACCAGACCGAAGGATTGGGAAAGTTGA
- a CDS encoding LA_2478/LA_2722/LA_4182 family protein, which translates to MKLKKTNITFLLFGILFFLNLSFCKKTSSPEGIVDEKWREESSELVSAYCQKIATCAEETSSELKDSAKSLVQERLNPANCAEKFRKSNAYLLANENPETIKQAVRGCFQAAASESCERIRKGVLKLSENCNRLQIIQSKRE; encoded by the coding sequence ATGAAACTGAAAAAAACAAACATAACATTCTTACTTTTTGGAATATTATTTTTTTTGAATCTATCATTTTGCAAAAAAACAAGCAGTCCCGAGGGAATCGTGGATGAAAAATGGAGAGAGGAATCTTCCGAACTTGTTTCCGCATATTGTCAAAAAATCGCGACCTGCGCAGAAGAAACTTCTTCCGAGCTCAAAGATTCTGCAAAATCGTTGGTTCAGGAAAGATTGAATCCGGCGAACTGCGCGGAAAAATTCCGCAAGTCGAACGCGTATCTGCTCGCGAACGAAAATCCGGAAACGATCAAACAAGCGGTCCGCGGTTGTTTTCAGGCCGCGGCATCCGAATCTTGTGAAAGAATTCGAAAAGGCGTTTTGAAACTTTCCGAAAATTGCAATCGATTGCAGATTATACAATCCAAACGTGAATAA
- a CDS encoding flagellar motor protein MotB has translation MSRLRRQLLERGRRKEESHENRERWLLTYADMITLLLGLFIIMYSISQVDQLKLKQVADVIRGGFGLGESFFQGSNVTIEEDPLLQPRTSLYRFWERISYALKRLKEKAKLNIGIQETEEIKIILFGSSLGEGRFQPDEEMIFAFQKISELSAAMDVDITLKVQIPYGDEAAQKGFRNAWEYNAFRAELIADSLSKNYKIPKEKISIEASSGFKPVESSAATPEGKASGERVEIYIRKKTEH, from the coding sequence ATGAGCCGACTTCGCAGACAGCTTCTGGAAAGAGGTCGCCGCAAGGAAGAATCTCACGAAAACCGAGAGCGTTGGCTTTTGACGTACGCCGACATGATCACTCTGCTGCTCGGATTATTCATCATCATGTATTCCATTTCTCAAGTGGACCAACTCAAATTGAAGCAGGTCGCGGACGTGATTCGAGGCGGCTTCGGTTTGGGAGAATCCTTCTTTCAAGGAAGCAATGTAACGATCGAGGAAGATCCTCTTCTTCAACCCAGAACTTCTTTGTATCGGTTTTGGGAAAGAATCAGCTACGCTTTGAAGCGGCTGAAAGAAAAAGCCAAGCTCAATATCGGAATCCAGGAAACGGAAGAGATTAAAATCATTCTGTTCGGTTCTTCTTTGGGAGAAGGTCGGTTTCAGCCGGACGAGGAAATGATCTTCGCCTTCCAGAAAATTTCGGAGTTGTCGGCCGCAATGGATGTTGATATCACTCTGAAGGTTCAGATTCCTTACGGAGACGAAGCGGCGCAGAAAGGGTTCCGAAACGCATGGGAATACAACGCCTTCCGCGCAGAATTGATTGCGGATTCCTTATCTAAGAATTATAAAATCCCTAAGGAAAAAATTTCCATCGAAGCCTCCAGCGGTTTTAAACCGGTGGAATCTTCCGCGGCGACGCCGGAAGGAAAAGCCTCCGGAGAAAGAGTCGAAATCTACATTCGCAAAAAAACGGAACATTGA
- a CDS encoding FFLEELY motif protein, protein MSDLAGKKLKAARAEVVRAQVERFRVFYASYFHLEETIPMVEYFFEKIYNLEGREVWLQLAMDTYQKVKGMMKETSRENIEYLIELNNLTEEMDTILAKHLVDGGWDGKKLSREEYDLYYSQMGHYHERMRQLEIVLRNLKVFYELAHKPISAYLIKPARFMASLLGVSALFQSVEEAYNATLPVSANIFNSFYEEVEKRETEYIHSLLGENRKEA, encoded by the coding sequence ATGAGCGATCTCGCGGGTAAAAAACTAAAAGCGGCCCGAGCCGAAGTCGTCCGAGCGCAAGTGGAACGATTCCGCGTTTTTTACGCGAGTTACTTTCATTTGGAAGAAACCATTCCTATGGTGGAATATTTTTTCGAGAAGATCTACAATCTCGAAGGAAGGGAAGTTTGGCTTCAGCTCGCGATGGATACATACCAAAAAGTAAAAGGAATGATGAAGGAAACTTCCCGCGAGAATATCGAATATTTGATCGAACTCAACAATCTTACCGAAGAGATGGACACGATTCTCGCAAAACATCTCGTAGACGGAGGTTGGGACGGAAAAAAACTCAGCAGGGAAGAATACGATCTTTACTACAGTCAAATGGGTCATTATCATGAAAGAATGAGACAGCTCGAAATCGTATTAAGAAATTTGAAAGTATTTTACGAGCTCGCGCACAAGCCCATCAGCGCTTATCTGATCAAGCCGGCCCGTTTTATGGCCTCTTTGCTCGGAGTTTCCGCTTTGTTTCAAAGCGTGGAAGAAGCGTATAACGCGACTCTTCCGGTTTCCGCGAACATCTTCAATTCTTTTTACGAAGAAGTGGAAAAACGGGAAACGGAGTACATTCATAGTTTGCTCGGAGAAAATCGTAAGGAAGCATGA
- a CDS encoding LIC13341 family surface-exposed protein — protein sequence MNPISSRFRKILFGLIALVLAVGCSAKTPSDSQILDLLLPAGDRKNPDVVLKKVGNLDEDPELESFALVRNGTEEVLGVFKRKGGEWSLLGKFSFALLNIGPLHYDASKSAWLPGEGDTQTREAGYVVKRILMDELPGDGFNSLFLEVLSEEPPLGLFSVPYTIRKGQKILDGLVSLKDHEFLIKSKRIDFDYNKGEKNITIFPSNRSYAQNFIFNGWEMVPDIPRVAVPSLLSLEAPNEWKKGVPGEAVLWFKNRGSYAGVTYLSLSFPDGGKVGIDTTKEGQRIYSPGSSVFSSTGKYINSSVPLVEITKEGWGRNHKYGIRFTLTPDKDGTPSVLFRSSTRMGRDVVNLPNQFGSIQKQTDQQGFVSYKLELVSKKE from the coding sequence ATGAATCCAATCTCATCTCGTTTTCGGAAAATTCTTTTCGGTCTAATCGCGCTCGTGTTAGCCGTGGGCTGTTCTGCAAAGACCCCTTCCGATTCTCAAATCCTAGATCTGTTATTGCCTGCCGGTGATCGAAAGAATCCGGATGTCGTTTTAAAAAAAGTAGGGAACTTGGACGAAGATCCCGAATTGGAATCCTTTGCCTTGGTCCGCAACGGAACCGAAGAGGTTCTCGGAGTTTTTAAAAGGAAAGGAGGGGAATGGTCCTTGCTCGGTAAATTCTCCTTTGCGCTTTTGAATATCGGACCGCTTCACTACGACGCTTCCAAATCGGCTTGGCTCCCCGGAGAAGGCGACACTCAGACGAGAGAGGCGGGTTACGTAGTTAAGAGAATTCTAATGGACGAACTTCCCGGCGACGGATTCAATTCCCTCTTTTTGGAGGTGTTGAGCGAAGAACCTCCTCTCGGACTATTTTCCGTTCCGTATACGATCCGAAAGGGACAAAAGATTTTGGACGGCTTGGTTTCATTAAAAGATCATGAATTTCTAATTAAATCCAAACGGATCGATTTCGATTATAACAAGGGCGAAAAGAATATCACCATTTTTCCGTCAAACCGAAGTTATGCGCAGAACTTCATCTTCAACGGCTGGGAAATGGTTCCCGATATTCCGAGAGTCGCGGTTCCTTCTCTTCTTTCTTTGGAAGCTCCGAACGAATGGAAAAAGGGAGTTCCGGGAGAAGCGGTTCTTTGGTTTAAAAATCGGGGCTCTTACGCGGGAGTCACGTATCTTTCCCTTTCGTTTCCGGACGGAGGAAAGGTTGGCATCGATACGACTAAGGAAGGACAAAGAATTTATTCTCCGGGTTCGAGCGTTTTTTCTTCGACCGGAAAATATATCAATTCCTCCGTTCCTCTCGTTGAAATCACGAAAGAAGGTTGGGGAAGGAATCATAAATACGGAATTCGATTTACTTTAACGCCGGATAAGGACGGAACTCCGAGCGTCCTGTTTCGATCCTCGACTCGAATGGGAAGAGATGTCGTCAATCTTCCGAATCAATTCGGATCGATTCAAAAACAAACCGATCAACAAGGATTCGTTTCCTACAAATTGGAACTGGTTTCGAAAAAAGAATGA